A segment of the Ictalurus punctatus breed USDA103 chromosome 24, Coco_2.0, whole genome shotgun sequence genome:
GGGGATGGTGCACTCAAGCTTCCGCAGACTAAGTGGCCGTGAGAAGAAGGAGATGCAAAAGGAGATTTTGTCCATCCTGGGACTCCCGGGACGGCCTCGTCCACACCCGCCTCTGCGTCCTCCCTCGTCTGCTCCACTCTTCATGCTGGACCTGTACCATGCTGTGTCAGCCGAGGGGGATGAGGGCCTAGGTGTGGGCTTCATCCCTGAAAGTGTCAGTCATGCTGCATTACCTACcctaagcacacacacaccaccacttGGCACCGTGGTCAGTGAGGCAGACACCGTCATGAGCTTCGTTAACTTGGGTGAGTGACAGAAATGCTTTGGTTTACTCCATAAACACTAAACAGGTCTGGCCATAGATAAGTGCTAATAACCTCCAATTATGTTTAAAACTCTTCTTGATTCTTCAATTCTGCTACAATGCACATAATACCAAATCAACTCATTAGCTTCATTCTGTCCAGGGAAAGATGTTTCAGTACAGAGCTCCACACACCTTCTAAAACTAGCTTTCCTTAATACTGTGAGGGATTTTAAAACAGTAATCATCCTAGCTATGTGCGATGCAATTGTAGTCCGTGTCCAAGACAAATCTAACTTACAGGAACATTCCAgggtttgtttgggtttttttgttgttgttgttgaaactAATTTCTATCCACTGCAAAAAGTTACATATAAAACTCTAAGGGGTTTGCCTTATCTGTTGGGGGAACACTTACAGGTTCAATACAGAACCAATACCTCTGTTCTATATAGATCAGAGGGTTCCACTTTAAGTAGAACCCCTTTAGGAAGCTAAAAACTGTTTCTGTACCTTAACTATTCAAAGAATAGCTTTCTAAGAGTATAGTGTATGGGTAATTACCACTGGCAATAATTTCAACACatttccctgtactgagaaTAGAATGAAAGACCAATTTACTCACTTGTAATGGAAAAGAacattgttttgttctttactcAGCACCGGGAAATGTGTTCAGGGAAATTCTTGTTTGTGGTGATCAGCCAAACACTACACAGGTGGTGGATTGAGATTAGGTTGAAAACATTGGAATATTTATTCAAGTCACAATTTCCTGACTTGAACTCGTTTATGACTGGAGACTTAGACTTTGACCTGGATTCAAATTTGTTTTTACTGAATATTACTTTTTGCAATATCTTACAGCAATATCAGCACTTTCCCTTTAAGGACTTGCATTAAACTCGACTTCAAATAGCAGTTTAGGGACTTCAGGCAAGAATTGAATGTGAGGGTGAATTGATTTGATTTAGGACTAAGGGTTATGTTGCAACACCAGTGTTATTTTTCTGATTCTTGGTTGTCTTTGTTATTTGTCTTGCATTTcatcattaaatcattagtaCAAACACACATCATTATATTTTCcaagataaataaatgtaatgcagtGCAACAGTGTGCTAGATTTGGCATGGAGGCAAGAAGCACAACACACCATCGTGAGAGCTAGGATTGGTGTTTAATTTCCCTGAGAGAAGCACATTATCTTTCTAGTATCTCTTCCTGTCTCGTCGGCAAGACGATGCTTATCTGTCTCAAAATTGCAATTAGCCATGCCGTTCTCAGTGGCCTCCTCCCTTTATCTCTCTCCTGTGTCTTCTCCTTGGGAGGATATCCGTGTTCTCTTATACTAAACATCACTGCCGGTGTAACCTGCAGCATATGTTCAGCAATAAATTGACTGCTGTACTGGAGCTCTTCTCTGCGTTAAGCTGTAATGACTGAAATGGACTCTGATGAGTGTGAATAAAGCAGGAACAGTGATTGGGATCTTGTATGCAGTTCGAATGAAGGCCAGGAGGCATAGCATGATGCTGAACGCGCACAGCTGTGCAGAATTACAGGCTCCATTGCTAGgcagaaagagaaggagggagaggaaaatgaaaataatgtcAGGCACTCCTCTAAAAATATACTACAGGGCTGTAATTAGTGGTTGTGTGTTGAGTAGCAGCCGGCCCCACAGAGCCTCTAATTACCCTATAGTGCAGCCATAGCCATGGGTGTTAGTCTGGTCCACAGACCTCTACAAGGACAAATGTTCATCTCGTTCTCTCTTTATCCCCTCATCATCCCATACACCCCTTCATGAAGGACATGCACTCTTCCAACACCTTCACCTTCAGTTCTTTCTATATTGTCTATACTGCTCATGACCTTTCTCTTCTCCTCCGGATGGTAATCTCATTTATTCTCTCACCCAGAGCTCAGTTTGTGTGGAAATTCTCCCTCATCCTTCCTCCTTCACTTCTCATCTCTTGGTCTTTCATCCACTAGATCAGGTGATGGGCAGACGGGATCTTACGAGCTCTCAGTAACTCTcccctcttgctctctttctgtccttcaGTGGAGCATGAAAGGGATCTACTCCAGCCGCGGCCCTACTGGAAGGAGTTTCGTTTTGATCTGACGCCACTTCCCCAAGGAGAGACAGTCACTGCTGCAGAGTTCCGCATCTATAAAAGCCTGACTGTGGGTCAGAAAGCTAACCGTACCCTCCACATCTCTGTTTATGAGATCCAGAGGGAAAAAAGACACAGGTCACAcgctattttattttttattttttaaagatatttatgaatttaattttatagAAAGTACTAAATATTGCCAAAATCCTCAGAATTTCACAaaattctcttcttctttttaaacagtgtcTTTTTCTTATTGTATAGTTTTCTTGAGAATTTAATATCTTGCAATGAAATGTTCCATTCTCAGAGAAAAGGCTTATTCAGAGTTATTTGGATGGTTACAggcctaaaaaaaaatttaaaaaataaatctaacatACTACAGTGATGCAGTGAGTAAAGTTGCCACCAGACAGCTCCAGGGTCCGCAGTGTGATCCTGTGCTGGGgtgttgtgtgttctccccgtgtctaCGTGGGTTTTGCTCctagttctctggtttcctcccacctcccaaaatatGCTagcaggtggattggctactctccCTTTTGTGACTGGGAAAGCTTTTGTTTTAGGATTTTACATAACACCTTTAAAAGTTCTGAAGAAATTTTAGGGTTATATAACATGTACTTCTCAAAATACTCCTTAATATTCTGTGAATGTTTAATGGTTTTCACTCTCGAAAGGGATTCtactacactgcaaaaatgacatcaagtgaaaatattcaagaatatagtcaaatgtatctagtatttcctattataagaaaccaaatataagattactaAAAACTAGTTGTAGACATTTTTtgctcatttcaagcttgaaatctTGTTCTATTAGCAGATCATTTTAAGTATTCATTTCTAGAAAGCAGCAAAATCATCTGAAAATAGAACGAGAAAATgtaaagcttgaaattagtaaaaatatgtctagaaatcggtttaataatcttatatttggttaatTGTtttcttataataagaaatactagataaatctgACTAAAAGGACACTTCTATGTTCTACAGAGAAACTTGAAATTTTTCCACCAGAGGGACAAAATGAAGAAAGTCTCGTGGTGCTAGATAGAAGCTTTTACTAAAAAGAGTATTTATATCGGACCTTGTTGTAATGCTTCAtacacaatattaaataaatacttggaattatattttatatatattatattgtatatattatatattttatatatatatttattatgctgaatattgtggaaagtTCTTCATGAAACCTGATTTTGCTGGTGTGATTTTAGGGAGCCTGAGCTAGTCTTACTGGACATGCAGTCAGTTCCAGCAGGGCAGGAGGGCTGGCTGGCCTTCGATGTAACATCTGCCAGCAACCACTGGCTCCTGCAACCACGAAGCAACCTCGGCATCCGGCTGTACGTGGAAATGGAAGATGGTGAGATCTCATTAggcactgattaaaaaaatattcaaatagaCGTTTTATTCTGATGTGTGATTGTGTCTCAAATGattgtattcattttaaatggtAGTTTAGAATAGTGATATCTGTTTATATCTTCACTGTGGTCTTTTCCGCTCTCAGACCGCTCATTATCTGCCGGCTGGGTGGGTCTGGTGGGCCGCAGAGGGCCACGTTCCAAACAGCCTTTCATGGTGACATTCTTCAGAGCCAGCCAGGCCCCCTGCCGCCCACCTCGTGCTCTCAGACACAACACCCAGCGcaggaaaaaacacaaaaacgaTCTGCCTCACCCAAACAGACCGGGTTTATTTGGTAAGGACAAATGAATATGTTTAAGGTATAGTGTGCAGGCTCGACACACATTTAATAAGTGATGAGTTGAgatgtatttcattttaaaattttatgtttTCTGTGATAAAAATGATTCTAGCTCATATCTagctgtttttaatctataCTTTAACCTTAAACCAACGTACTTTTTCATTAGCCTTGTTTTTCCTGAAATTTCTGACTTTGCAATAAGGATAAGATaatcttttaataaaatatgacCGAATTAGAGTGTTGTGCAAGATTATATGGTTTCTCACACTGACATATCATTAACACAGCAACATTATCCAACAGCTAAACAACCGTCTGTTAAACCACAATCTGCCTCATTACAATTTGCTCATAAattgttgtcttttttcttttttcatttcagaCCAAACTCCTGTGAGTAATGGGCGACAGGCCTGTAAAAAGCACGAGTTATATGTCAGCTTCAGTGACCTGGGTTGGAAGGTAAAGTCTTACATATCCCCTAAATTAACACTAGGTTACAAAAAACATGTATATTTGCAATATCACTGTCAACATATCGCTAACTTAAGCTATGCTTAATATACACTCACAGGATCTTTAATAgcaacacctgtacacctgctcattcatgctaTTCATGCtgtatctaatcagccaatcatgtggcagcagcacaatgcataaagtcatgcagatgcaggtcaagacatcaaacatcagaattggggAAATTGTGATCTCAGCAACTCTGCCTGTTGCACAggtgttggtgccagacaggctggctTGAGTACTTTAGAAACTACCGACCTCCTttgattttcatgcacaacagtttacacagaatggtgtggaaaGTATACACATCCAGTGAGTGGTGGTTCTGAGGCTGGAAATGCCTCACTGGTGAGAGACATTAGATGAGAATGAACAGAGTGGTGTTGAACTAACATGAAGGCTACGGTAATTCAAATGGCCAGTCTTTACAGAtgcagtgagcagaaaagcatcttggaaagcacaacacattgaaccttgagatAAATGGGCTACAATAGAAATAGAAAACCACATCGGGTTCTactcctatcagccaagaacggAAATCTGAGACTACAATGTGCACAGACTCAGCAAAACTAGACCGTTGAAGATGGGAAAGACATCGTTTGACCTTTTTTCAATCTTCAACTCtccagtttctaaaatactcaaaatagcccatctggcaccagcactcataattggctgattggataattgcatgactACAgctggtgtacaggtgttctgaTTAAAGCGACTTCTTctaaactctgggtttttgttgtttttttcccctcaggaTTGGGTTTTGGCTCCTCCAGGTTACTCAGCATATTATTGCGATGGGGAATGTGACTATCCTCTTGGTTCCTGTATGAACGCTACTAATCATGCCTTGATCCAGCTTGTGGTTAGTACTTTTAACATCAAGCCTCTTTTCCACTGTAACACCATATGGTCACCACGGTCAGCTTTCCTTTATGAGCAGGCGCAGAGTCCTGTGACTGgctacattttctttttccatctattacatttataaatcaaAAACTAGGAAGCacctatatataaaataaataaaaaaatacagcaataaCAGGAAGTGATGCAGTAGGTCAACTATGGCATCCTCTGTTTATAATGAGTTTGGGAGGTTACGATATGATATTTCCCTCAAAACAACTTCAATCTCTGGAGCTTGAAAATAAAAAGAGCAGAAAGTGAGAAACTGGATGACATGCTTTCCAGGCTAATACGGAAATGTTATTTACCAGCAAAGGTTATGCGACTAACACAGATGATCACACACCTGTCTCTGCAAGCACATAGGGAACACATAGGGAATTTGACACAATGATGGACTGTGTGTTATGATCT
Coding sequences within it:
- the bmp8a gene encoding bone morphogenetic protein 8A; the protein is MDNQAIIQDSIVAGRWEPLVHYMSPQHGRRRTASCGNRIAGGRWLSILTIILPLCMFVCVCGQMEGMVHSSFRRLSGREKKEMQKEILSILGLPGRPRPHPPLRPPSSAPLFMLDLYHAVSAEGDEGLGVGFIPESVSHAALPTLSTHTPPLGTVVSEADTVMSFVNLVEHERDLLQPRPYWKEFRFDLTPLPQGETVTAAEFRIYKSLTVGQKANRTLHISVYEIQREKRHREPELVLLDMQSVPAGQEGWLAFDVTSASNHWLLQPRSNLGIRLYVEMEDDRSLSAGWVGLVGRRGPRSKQPFMVTFFRASQAPCRPPRALRHNTQRRKKHKNDLPHPNRPGLFDQTPVSNGRQACKKHELYVSFSDLGWKDWVLAPPGYSAYYCDGECDYPLGSCMNATNHALIQLVVHLIKPDEVPKACCAPTKLSPISVLFYDDNNNVILKKHRNMVVKTCGCL